The Gossypium arboreum isolate Shixiya-1 chromosome 4, ASM2569848v2, whole genome shotgun sequence DNA segment ATTTTATTCGTTTTTTAGTATCTATCTAGTTTTTGATACTCATTTTGAATTGATTTCTTTTTTGGAAAACGTCCAAAAATGAACCGGTCTTgtctatttatttatctatttcgaATCCTGTGTGTCTTTTGGTCTGTGCTTTATACCcataataatgtttttatttcaAGAATATTCATTAACATATGGCATTTGATTCCACCGCAACAGGTACGCAATGCATGAATTAGGTCTTTCGTCTAGAAAACCATTCAAGAAATGTGCTAGAGTTGTTGGTGAGGTAACACATTTCGCAGTGTACTTATGTTTTTTTTAGCAAAAATGCTGGGTGCTTTCTCCATCCATTTTCAGCTAGCAAGTTCTTTTTGAAATATCTGCATTATTTAACTGTTTCTATTTCTTATGCCTCTATCTCAGGTCCTCGGTAAGTTTCATCCTCATGGGGATAATGCAGTATATGATTCCATGGTGCGGATGGCACAGGTAACTGTgaatttactttctttttatttttagcttCTCTTTTCCTGTGATTTATTTAACAGTTTGTTATCTTTCATTCAGGATTTTTCATTGAGGTTCCCGCTTATCCAAGGACATGGAAATTTTGGTTCAATTGATGCTGATCCTCCTGCTGCCATGCGTTACACTGAGTGCAGACTTGAAGTATGCTTTAAGTTTTGCGCCTCTTAAACATAATTTTGGGACTCTAAGGCTCTATTTCATTGGTGCTTTTGCTCTTTCCTACTGCAAAAAGCGAAGTACCATCCAAATGGAGCCTATATTTTTGCTTGATTCTACTCTCTTAGTGAGTCTTGTTAATTTgagaattaaattaaagaaaatgaaTTGGAAGTCAAGAAACAGCTTTTTTATAATGTTAGTTGGACTTTGATACTTGTATAATCCCTTTGTTTCAAATTTGTTGCCACATAGTATATAATCAATGGAAttgttaataatattaaaatatgcaAGAGTAATTTACATTCCACTTTATGCATTCAGTTCCAATTATTTACGCTAAAATGGCCCTCACTTATTTTGTTTGAGAAAAATAAGCTGGTGATTGACATATTAGTGTACAGTCTATGGTTTGGCATCATTGACATTGTTTTATATGTACATACCAATTTGAAAGTTTTTAATCATTAATAAGAAAATTGCTTCAGTGGTATATTGGTCTACTTATTTCATGCTTTATTACCCATTGCATATATGTTATTTAATGAGTTGATTGGTTCCAGGATATGTGCATTGATGTGTGTAAACCTTTTGCATTTGTTGAGAAGTGAgtcaaatttttatgttttatggatGCGTTGGAAAGTTGAAGAGATTATGTTGTGCAGGTTCTTTCCTGAAGAATCGTTTCCCTtatattatagaaaaattatgattttggtcTTATCAATTTCTACTCCATTTTTATTAAGCCAAACAtaataaattgttcaaaaaaatgaTTCTATAGGCTACCCATGAAATATAGCTTTCTTGGTACATACAAAGAATGTGGATGAGGGGCttggattgaaaaaaaaaaaaaaagtattgcAAGTCTATTCTAATCACAATTAGTTCATCCCGCTTCTTTAGCAGTGCTTCTGATATGCTAGTACATGTCCAGGAGAGTTGTTGACATGAAGTTCACTGGTATTACATTGAACCCTTTTTTGTAATTCTTTGTACTGCtaatcttttatcaaatcaaccacTAGATTCAAACAGTTCATATGCTAGATTCAAACAGTTCATATTTTTGTGGATGTTAATTTCAAGTTGATTCTATCTTATAGTACATGAATAAAATAGATGCATTTTATCTCAAATATTCAATTGTTAAAGTTCTACTCTCTCATTGTTGAATTAACAATGGATAAGTTGTTAAAAAGTCAAAAGAGGTAAAGGATCTAATAGTGTTTATATCTTTATACTAATATAAGTTTTACTCCCACATTGTtctgcatttatttttttattggcCTCGGGGAAGGGGAGGGGTTGCAGGGTAGAAGGTATTGAGGTTTGGTGAACCTGTTCCCTTGAGTGCAAGGTTAACGTATATATATTTGTTTGCAGTTTATGAAGAATACTGATGTGCATGCCATTATTCCATTTCTTTGCTTTTTCTCGTTAATATTTGTGAGAAGAATGAGTAGTTAATAGTTATGACTTAGTTTCTTTTTTAGCTTATTGGATAGAGTGTTAAAGTTTAATTGCAGTCTCTATTGCCAGAAGTGTGAAACCCTGGATGCCATATTGATTATTCATATTCTTGATTCCATAAGTCTTGCATTCTGTTTTCAGTTGCTTCAATTTTTTCCCTGCAGGCACTCACAGAAGCAATTCTTCTGGCAGATCTGGAACAAGATACGGAAagttttggcttttaattctagCCATTGTTATTTAAAGTTGGGATACTAAACTTGTAACTATTATATTCAATCGTTAATTTTATTGCAGGTTGATTTTGTTCCGAACTTTGATAATTCACAAAAAGAACCATCACTTCTGCCTGCTAGACTACCAACATTGTTGCTGAATGGGTCCTCTGGGATTGCGGTGCGTTTGTCTTTATTCTtcttattattaaaaaatcaGGGACTAATCTTTATATGAATACATCGACACACACCTGGACATACATGTGCTTTATGCCTATTTCTTCTCAACTGCAGCTACTGTTTATCATAATTTTGACATTTTCCATTTAACAGTTGTGTGAATAATTTCAGGTTGGCATGGCAACTAACATTCCTCCTCACAATCTCGGAGAGTTGGTAGATGTGCTCTGTGCATTAATTCGTAATCCAGAGGCCTCAGTGAGTTTCAAATTCTCTCGCTGAAATGGTAGAAATTGAGAACTTATTTTTGTTTTGCATGTTGGGACTTTCAGTTTTTGACTGCTATTAGTTACACATAAAATGAAATTTGTGGGGCATTAGTTACACTTGCTTGTAGGAATATCCTATTATGATGTGCTTGTTTAACATCTTGGaagtaggggtgagcaaaattcgattcgattcaaaaaaattgaaaaaaagttcgaatttcaaattatttgaatcgagttaatcaaatcaactcgaattttttcgaatttcgagttcgaatcgagttgaatttttaaatttgaataactCGATTAATTGGAAGAAACTAAATATCAAATCCTTTTACTTCCCTTCCCACCCCAAACCCCCCTCAAACCTTTATACTTTCCCCCAAAAAAATTTACTTCCCCTCAAACCCCAaaacctttttctttttattttccctccaaaatttttaCTTCCCCTCAAAAATTTTATTTCTCCCAAACCCCCAAAACTTTTTTCTCTTGCTttcccccaaatttttttttcaaatttatatctactatttatattattgaattaaatttctcattttgtactatttatattatcGAATTGTTTAATCATGCTGAATCTTTATCAATTtctgttaaaattgaattattggtgatgccataaaatattcgtgttaaaattttcTGTTGATATCAATTTcatctttaaaataatttttattcaaaatacATGGTGACAAGAATCAGAAGATAATTGAAATAACTAAGCAAGTAAAAGAACTAACctgtatataaaagattaataaataaattatgaggtgatgaaagttaataacaaatttgattacggtGGGCAAATTTGATTACACTGAGTGACAGTGGCTACAAGGACCCAaagtcatttttttaatttaactcaaaaaaatatatttgattcgattcgaatttCATCTTACTCGACTCtgttcgagaaaatttcaaactgagttaggatgataaaaaaagattcgtcaactcgaaaatttttcaTTTGATTCGATTTGAATGGTCACGCTGAAGGAAGCTCAAATATCTTATTTCAATAAGGATTGTTGGTTAGCTCAGAGAGACTAGTGGTTGGGTGATGAGCTATTATTAGCAACGGATTAAATGTCTTTCTACCAATGAGAATTGTTAAAGATGGTTCTATTCTattcaaaaaaggaaaaaattggGCTTTGTATGCTGAGTATACACGTTGCTACTCCTTGCTATGCTATATCTAAATCTGGTTTATTCTTGCTATATGTTTTGTGAATGAACTAATTTCTGGGCCTGGCCCTCTTAGACATTAATCAATAAGATTTAGTGTGTTCAAGTTATTGCTTCCATCTTGAATTATGCCAGACAGAGCTGTTTATAGTTGTTATTGAAATATTGTGGCCAATAATTTTATTTCATGCATGTGTTAGCTATGATGGTGTCTATTGGGAAATCAGTATGTGCTAAGGCTATTTGCCAATAGAAATTCAAATGTTTCTGAAAAGGATGGATGAAAGATATTCTTTGATTCTACATAGATGCTAGCTGTCTTGTCTTCACATCAAACCAATTGGCAACTTTATTATGGGCTAACTGGGCTTTGTGTAGTCAAATTTGGATAAACTTTTTGCTGTTTGTCTATGATAGAATTAATGTAGACAACTGTGATAGTGTTTGATATGTAGATAGTTGGAAAGAGAGTTTGTCAATTGAACTATATTAGTATGATTAAACATTAATTCTATTCCAAGCTTATGGGTGTTAGACAATATCTTCACAACTAGATCTTCTTGTGCCGCTAGGTGGTCAAGCTGTTTGTACTTTTGATTGCTGTATGATACGCTTTGGTACCCTATATTATCGTTATTGTTGATGGAGGCTTTTCTGTTTCTATTTTTGATTTCCAGTTCTCTTATTGTCTtgtctcagttacaagagttgttgGAATACATGCCTGGACCTGACTTTCCAACTGGAGGGCTGATAATGGGAAACCTTGGGTGAGTTACATTTTAGCCCCCTGACTGGGAAAGAAACAAAACATGTAGCCCTTTATTTTGCATGAATAAGCATATGAAACATCTCTACTAAATAACTTGGTGCTTGTTTTGGGTTAAAATTGGTGTAGATGGTCTATGCTTTGGGATGTTTAAAATCTTGAGATGTGGATAATACTATTTCTTTGTGAACTGTTTCCAAAATGTTGGATGGCATAAATGCTTTAATTTCTGTAATGTGGGGTTAGGCACTGGGTTGCTGCTCTTGTTATAGATGGCATCCGTTGTAAGAGTGGTGTGAATCAGATAGGTTGAATTGGAATAACTGGTTATCGTTAGTTAATATTTACAAGTTTGAAACGGTAGAATGACTGCCAATTTAGCATAAACTATGTGTCATTACAATGGTTGCATTAACATTGGATTTGTGATTGCTACCAGTCTTACTTGGTGAGTCTTATGCTTGGTAGTCCATGGCTAGGATTTACTTGTCCTGTTCTATTTTCTGAGGATTTTCAGTTTAGGGCTCATAGAAGGTGGATCATTACATGTGCTAGAGGATGGATGTAACTAAATTCCAAGGTCTCCTTTATTGTTTAGGGCACACAGATAAAAGCTAAAGCATCTTAGGAATCACCACCTTATTGAATCTAATCCTACCAATCAAATCTCTTTGGGATATCCATTTAAAAGTAATTAATCTGAAGACCAGTTCAAATTTAGAGATTTGAAAAGCTTAACAATCTCGATGAACTGCTTGAAACCTGACTTGACCAGCAcgaacaaattaaaaatattaaaaacttgATCTTGATGTACTTTATTGGAACAATAAAGTGTGATTCCTAGGAGACTTAAGGTGGGAAAATCTAACCACAGTCTGAACTCTGACCCAGATTGATTCCAAAGAGCAGTGACTTGAAATTGATTGACCTGGGCTCAAAGTGACCAATACTTGAACTGATTTGACTTGGATGGTTAACATCTCTACCTGTGAAATTTTCAATAGTTAATTTTACATATTATCCTAATGGTCACTAGTGGTGATTCTTGCAATGTCCATCTAAAGACTACCAGATTGGTTGATACTTTATAATATTTTGCAGTTGTTTGAATTGAACTTTAAACAGATTTAACAATAAGCATCGAACTGTAGTCCTTGTTGATTGACTTGGTAAAGGATTAGGAAATTAGTGTACACTGCCATTTCTTTGAAATAATCTGAGAAGCCTTGATTACTAGTAAATGAAATACATAACTGGTGTTATCGTGAGTTGTGTGCTTTCGAGATGAGTTCGATtaaatatatgatttttttttgtatatttgatAATATAAAACCTTCATTATCTTAAGAAAAACACTAGCCCAAAGCTCTTTTTGGTTCCCTCTGTTTGCTGCGTGTTGTATTATTTTTTAGAGCTTTGTTCGGGAAACATAAAACTACATGTGATATCATGTGATAAAGTGTTCTAATGTTGATTACTTTGTTAAGGATCTTGGCAGCATATCGAACTGGGCGAGGACGTATTGTAGTTAGAGGAAAGGCTGACATTGAACTGCTTGACTCTAAGACCAAGAGAAGTGCAGTTATTATTAAAGAGGTGATTATTTTGATTGCATCAGCTGTGTATATTAATTTTTCTTATGGTGTACATGGCTTGCTTGAAAGCTCTCCTTATGTAATATATTGGGAATGGAACAGGTTCCTTATCAGACAAACAAATCCTTGCTTGTTGAGAAGATTGCTGAACTTGTTGAGAGTAAGGTATGGTCATCTTATTTGAGAATGTTAATCTCAATGCTTACATCAAATCATGATATGTGTGTAAGAAGTATTGCTCTTCTTTGAATTATGGCAAATTGTTTGTTTTTACTATTGTATTCCCTCAAAAACTTTTATTTCTCCTGCAAAAGTTGAGTAAAAATAAGGACACAAGAGCTATGAAGTGAAAAACATACCTCCGTCTTCTTTCAAAATGAATAGCCTGAGGGAAATAgcattttaaagaaaataataattgCATTATGGGCACTATGTTTCAATGTTGTTGGACCTTGTTAGCACAGCTTGAATTTGGAGTACACTGCAAATGTTTTGAGTCCCTACCCTGAGCACAAGTGCAGATGTTCCATCAAGTAGATGCTCAAGTAGGGACATGAGGTTGTTTTCTATAAGAACATTAACTTTAGAGGTGCTTCAAAGTGTCCATACTATACAATTACTGGAAGCATAAATCAGAGGTCTTTATGTCTCAGTTCATAAGTGTTCCTTTCCTTTTTGAACAAATATAAAGCGACTTAGAATAATGTGTCTGTACCAAATTACTTATCATTTTACCTTTAATTTGTGAAAGTAGTCTCATAGGTGCAAGTTTGTAATCCATTACCTTCTCAATGTTATATTTTGCTACGGTACTTCAATTGTGTTGGATTGTACTTCCATACTTTTATTGGTTGGTTTTTTGACAAAAAATAACTGTGATGGAATATTTGTAGATACAGTATAAATAAGTTTGGAGAAGCAGAAACAGAGATGTGGAATTTACAATTTCCACAATAATGAAGGGGGCGGAAAGATCCAACATGAAATTCCATGTCAACTTTTATAAAACTGCATAAATTAATATTCCTTCAGCTTCAATCTTTTTTCCATAAATTATTCAAAGTAGAAGTATAGCTGCAAAGTTCAGCATTGAGCATAGTATAATGTCAAGTTTGATTTTTATTCCTTAAGTTTTTTTTGGTGTCTTATTCTGGAATTCAACTCAATAAAGCATCTTTGTTGTTACTGCAAAAATTCTGTTATATAGTGTATTTGACTTAtgcaaaacataaatttattgtGGATTGACATTGTAGATATTCTTCAAATTATACGTGTTCTATTATATGatctttttaatttgtttaacAGACTCTAGAGGGTATCAATGATATTCGTGATGAGAGTGATCGCTCTGGAATGCGTGTGGTCATTGAGGTATGATATGTTGGATTTTGTGCAGTTCCTTCCATTTCCAGCTGGTAAAGACACCTttccttaataatttttttaattcactCCACAGCTTAAAAGGGGAGCTGACCCATCTATTGTGCTGAATAACCTTTACCGTCTCACTGCTCTTCAGTCTAGTTTCAACTGCAATATGGTGGGGTGAGTGGTTTATCTGTTAGTTCTATATGGTTCTAAAAAGCAGCTATGTTTCTACTAAGCTTGTTTTTATAAATTATCGGCCAAGTTCTTTGTCCCCCCAACTTCGGGAAGAACACATTAGTTATTGGTTTATGTGTATAAATAATTCGAGTTTCTTTATGATGGATGCTTTTTCATGTTATACTTTTcataatttagggtttagggttttatgatGGGTGCTCCACCTAGAGCTAGTTGGTAAGAGGTTGAAATGTCTCTCCTATTTTATGTACAAGGTCTCAAGATGTTCTGAACTTTACTAGTTTGAAATTGATTACTGCTTAAACCTCTCCATTATGTGTAGATATGATGGACTTTTCTGAAACTTAATGGGCAGGGACATAGGCCTATTATGTGGTTTGAACTTTATGCATGGGAATAACTAGTGCAATGGTTGTTCTAAACATAGTTATTCTTGAAACGCCATTATTCTAAACAAGAGCTGTTCTGAACTTTAGCCGTTATCAACAGTAGTTCTCAAATAACAACTACATTGGATGACAGCTGTTCTAACTAAGCCCTGTTTTGAACATAGCTATTCTGGACATAACTGTTCTCGAACAACAGTTGTTCTGAGCAACAATTATTCTAAATAAGAGTTGTTGCTCCGGAAGAGATACTCTTAGTAGCATAATTTCCTGAAATATAATATACTTTATCTCAAGGAAGAGTAAAATGTTAGTAGCCAAAATTGAGTATCTACACCTATTAGAATGGACCAATAAAATCTTTGCACTTGCTTTTATATCACATCAAGCCTTTTGGTGTTGTCTTTGGCTATAATTAGTTGGTTATATGTGGATTATTTCTCTTGTACATATGGTGTCTTAAGAACCCTAAAACAATTACATATTTACTAGTGTGTTTCTTTTCTAATATTGTGAAGGTTAGAAATAAATGCATAACTTCTGTGGCTTATCTACATGGGAATTATGGTTCTAAAATAGAATCGTACTATAAGTTGTTTAACCAAAAGCATAATTTGAGATAGATGCCATTACTTCTGCAATGCATGCCAATGTTGAGTTTAGTTGCAAATTTTGGTAAAATGTTCTGAACAACTGAATCAGACTGTTGATGTGCATAATTGGTTGTATATGTTTGTAATTGATATTCTGTTTTTATTCTATATTATTGTTCCTGTTGTAATGATGTGTTGATTGAATattgactatctttttattatagtATTCTTGATGGACAGCCAAAGCAGATGGGCCTGAAAGAGTTGCTTCAGGTGAGTTTTTTAtgctttacattttagtcccgtTTTGCCTTATATTACAACTGAATTTAAATTTGTCTTACATATTTTTTCTTATTACGTCGTCTTACATGTTAAACACATACAGGTATCTTGTCCTTTTGACATTAATATCGATCTTATCTTATTTTTCCTGGTATTTATAAGTTTTGACAAGTGTATTGAAGTGTCTGGATTCTATAAAGTGTCTGGATTCTATCTTTGAAATTGTGAAATGAACTAATATATGTAATTAGCAAGTAGCTTTGACAAGTCTCCCAGGAAATTAATAGTGGCTTAGAACATGCAGGTTGAAGAGTTGGGATCACACCTTTTGGATTCATGGCTGTACTTATATAGCACTTTCACCATGCTACAAATTTGCTTCAAGTTTGTGGCATGTGTGTGATTTGTTAATGACTTTGAGCATGCTATTGGACTCACTGATCATTTGTCTCGCAACTATATATTTACTGCCACTATGCTAATTTGTATATTACTTTCATTAGATCCACAGCACACAGAACAGCTCTATATTTTGGCTTAGCCCTTATTCCAAAATGTGTCTATGTTTAGTCATATGTTGGTATGTATGTTTCTGTTTGTATGTACCATACACTGTTTGCTAGTCTCTATGGCTTTCCAAAGTTTCCATATAGCAAAATTATTACCATGTTCATCTTATGCTATTTTATCTTCAATTTTCACTCTTGTTCTTCTTCCTTGCAGTTCCACTATTATTGAATCTTATCagcttttccttttctttattttttttcaggCATTTTTAGAATTTAGATGCTCTGTTGTTGAGAGACGTGCGAGGTACAAGCTTTCACAAGCACAAGATAGAAGGCATATTGTGGAGGTATGTCTACTAAATGGGTTACATTTAAGACTAAGAAAGATAAGGTGCTTGGGTATCCCATCTATTGAAAATCTCTATTTATTTTTACACTACCTGTgtgtatttatatattattttgctAGTAATTTCATGTGATAGACCATATTCATTTTTCATATTTGAATGTGCACTCAGGGTATTGTGGTAGGGCTTGATAATTTGGATAGAGTAATTGATATAATCAAAGATGCTAAGGGCAATGCAGCTGCATCAGCTGGCCTGAAGGAGGGTAAGGCCCTTTAGTTTTTAACTTCTAAATGTCTTCTTCTTCTCTGATTTCATGGTCTTGTTTCTTTAACAAATAATTAATAATGGAAGAAAAATAAAACGTTTCTGCTACAGGATGGTTTTGTCTTTATCTTATGAAATTTAATGCATTTTGGCATCATTTTAGTCATTGCTTATGTATCACTATTCCATTTACCACTAGTGTTTATCTatagcaaatatgtttaaagttgACACCCACTACCAGTAATTCTTGCGTGTCTTGATAATATCATGAAGGGTACATGTAGGCTGTTCAGAGCATCTTTTAATCACATGAATGTTGTTTCGACTTTTAGCCAAAATCTTGGGCATTGTAGAAAGATGCTTAATTGGAATTGTTCAGGGAAGGTAGGTTAGGATTGGATCTTGTCAATGTTCCCTAGAATCATTTTCCTGCAGTTAAGAGAGTTTTCTTTTCTAGTATGTCAGGAATACAAGGTGGTTTTTTCTTTTTCCCCCTTGTTTGGGGTTTCTGTATTTTAGCCTTTGATTGGCACTAGGAGTTGATGTTGATTTATTGGTTGACTATCATTCAATGACTACAACTAATTTATCATTCATTTTCTATTTGAGTTGCATTTGCTTGATATTGGTTTCAGTTATGCTTAATTAATATGAAAATTGATATTATTTGATTTTGACTGGGTTTATAGTACAAAATATCATCACAGTGCAACTTTCTTTTCTGGGAACATTTAGCAACGAAGTTATGCACTTAGTGGTGGAGGATTTGAACTTGTATTCTTGTAGGACCTTTACTATCAAACAAGGGCTTTGTTGGGTTTTTCTCCAAATTTAAAAGGATGGTTTTTCATGTGACTTCAGATTAGATTTTGGCCACAAAAAATTACATGTCATCATTGGAAGCTCCGATCACTACAAATGGTTTATCATTTCTTTTGGATGCAGAATTCAATCTTTCTGACAAGCAAGCAGATGCCGTATTGGATATAAGCTTACGACGACTTAACCTTCTTGAGGTTTGTAGCTGCAATATCTTTCATACATTCTGAATCTGTTTGCTCAACAGTATTCTGTAGGTCACTAATAATATTATCTGAAATGTCATATGCTTGTTTTCTGCAGCGAAAAAAGTTTGTTGATGAAAGTGCATCATTGATGGAACAAATTTCAAAGTTAACAGAACTGTTATCAAGCCAAAAAAATATATTGCAGGTGATCTTTTATAGTTTAAGCTATTATTCCGATTTCTTTTTGCCTTTACCATAATTAAGATGCTTGAAAATGTAATCACAGTAGAGTTCGGCTGATAGAGTGCTGGGACATATGCTTATGGTACTCTTGGCAACATGAAATCTCTAGATATTTAGTTTTTCATCTTCtgtgtttaacataatttaatttattgaaGAAACATATGATGTGCAATGCGTTTGATATATAAATCTGATCCGCTCCCTGGCACCCAAAAACAAAAGAAGAGTACAAAAGAGAAGATCTTCATGTTTCTGCTTCTTTCTACTTTTTGGAGTCTGATCTAGGTTATTCTCTCTAATACGAACAAACTACTTCTAAATAAATGCTTACTTTTCCTTATTTTTAAAGTTCTATTTGCTCAAAATTTTTGGTGTTTTCCTATGTAGAAGTAGCCCTTCAAATTTGAAATGAAATAATAGTTGATAGATGTATATTCTCAAATGGGCACAATTTTCTAGTAGTGATCTATACCTATTTCAAGCATTCTGCAATTTTTTGGGCTTGTCttgtaatttattattattattatttcaacctgttgtttagctaatagaacaagaAGCACTTGAGCTAAAGAACAAGTTTTCGAGTCCAAGACGTTCAATACTGGATGATTCAGATGGTGGCCTACTTGAAGACATAGATATTATTCCAAATGAAGAAATGCTGCTGGTAACTGATAAAATTGATTTTTCCCTGATTGAAATCATCTTGTCTGTCATTTTACATCGTATTTGAATATCATAGTATATTGTTTTTCTCATGATTATGTGTCCCTTTTCAGGCATTTAGCGAAAAAGGTTATGTTAAACGGATGAAGCCGAGCACTTTTAATCTTCAAAACCGTGGAACAATTGGTAAATCTGTTGGAAAACTTCGTGTAAATGATGCAATGTCTGACTTCATAGTTTGCCGTTCACATGACCATGTGCTGTATTTCAGGTACTTGTATCCCCTGTCCAGTTCTGGCTTATTATTTTTTATTGGCATTagtgttttttttgtgtgtgtatgTGCTAATATTTGATCTTTCACAATTTTGGCCattgtttctttttcttcttgGTGTGTGGGTAGGGTTggatcttgctgtgaaaattggaaatataaactaaatttcaacgttttttttttttttttgcaatcttGCTGTTTTCTTAATGGGCTCTAAAATTCTCCCTGCAATATTAATACACTTCATAGTTTCAGGGGTTTATCTATTTAGATAGTCTTGCCCCTTTTCTATTTGCTTTCATGTTATGGTCTATTACTTTATATATATTGCCTCAAATTTATATGTAGATTGAATTGTACGGAAACTGCAGTTATTGAGTTATTATGGTCGCCTTCGTTGTCCAAGTttcaattataaaaattgaattattggGTTAATTAGCTTTGAATTCCTTAACCGAAAAGTGGGGAAAAAATCTGGTTATAACTACTTGATTTACACATGAAACTATGAAAGGCAAAAACCCAAATTACAATTTGTGGTTTCTATTTGACATTCCTATTAAACTTTGATGTAAGATCAATGTATTCAGGAGAAAGAAATTGCTGAGCCTCTCTTATTTAAGAGGTTCAATACCAattatcatgctaaaataaaatccTTAGCTTGGAGTAGATATGGTCATAGTCATACCATTCTTGGGTGCTCATGGTTCAGTTAAGTAAGGCTTGCCCTGGTCTTTGGGGTATTTTATTAATGACTCTTTTATTGCTATTTGGTTGGCCTGTTTGCTGAGCACCCTTGTTCATGGAATTGGTCTCCTGATACAATGGGTGTGTGAAGGTTGTCATATTGTTTGAACTTGCATGGCATGCTAGTTCCTATCAAGATAGATATTTGCTGCAACTCCTAGCTCCTAAATTCTAACAA contains these protein-coding regions:
- the LOC108460309 gene encoding DNA gyrase subunit A, chloroplastic/mitochondrial isoform X1, whose product is MNSLSSSPTPSISPSMSLSATLRVSSFLRHNLFLAPSRASALRRNVSHLRFLSSSPSRRTVHHPVKARRGGGQEDDSGPGNGSLMAVVKDGTGDGRDGRVLPFELHKEAMDSYMAYALSVLLGRALPDVRDGLKPVHRRILYAMHELGLSSRKPFKKCARVVGEVLGKFHPHGDNAVYDSMVRMAQDFSLRFPLIQGHGNFGSIDADPPAAMRYTECRLEALTEAILLADLEQDTVDFVPNFDNSQKEPSLLPARLPTLLLNGSSGIAVGMATNIPPHNLGELVDVLCALIRNPEASLQELLEYMPGPDFPTGGLIMGNLGILAAYRTGRGRIVVRGKADIELLDSKTKRSAVIIKEVPYQTNKSLLVEKIAELVESKTLEGINDIRDESDRSGMRVVIELKRGADPSIVLNNLYRLTALQSSFNCNMVGILDGQPKQMGLKELLQAFLEFRCSVVERRARYKLSQAQDRRHIVEGIVVGLDNLDRVIDIIKDAKGNAAASAGLKEEFNLSDKQADAVLDISLRRLNLLERKKFVDESASLMEQISKLTELLSSQKNILQLIEQEALELKNKFSSPRRSILDDSDGGLLEDIDIIPNEEMLLAFSEKGYVKRMKPSTFNLQNRGTIGKSVGKLRVNDAMSDFIVCRSHDHVLYFSDRGIVYSAYAYKIPESSRTAAGTPLIQIISLSEGERITSIVPVSEFAEDQFLVMLTVNGYIKKVSLNYFSAIRSTGIIAIQLVPGDELKWVRCCTNDDLVAMASQNGMVILSSCDIIRALSRNTRGAIAMRLKEGDKMASMDIIPAPRHTDLDKTAEDSISYDKGGSGPWLLFISENGYGKRVPLSSFKQSPLNRVGLIGYKFSSEDRLVAVFVVGFSLTEDGESDEQVVLVSQSGTVNRIKVRDISIQSRYARGVILMRLEHAGKIQSASLISASAEEAAELLPGMQSEEATTNAGTAEGISMAS
- the LOC108460309 gene encoding DNA gyrase subunit A, chloroplastic/mitochondrial isoform X2; the protein is MNSLSSSPTPSISPSMSLSATLRVSSFLRHNLFLAPSRASALRRNVSHLRFLSSSPSRRTVHHPVKARRGGGQEDDSGPGNGSLMAVVKDGTGDGRDGRVLPFELHKEAMDSYMAYALSVLLGRALPDVRDGLKPVHRRILYAMHELGLSSRKPFKKCARVVGEVLGKFHPHGDNAVYDSMVRMAQDFSLRFPLIQGHGNFGSIDADPPAAMRYTECRLEALTEAILLADLEQDTVDFVPNFDNSQKEPSLLPARLPTLLLNGSSGIAVGMATNIPPHNLGELVDVLCALIRNPEASLQELLEYMPGPDFPTGGLIMGNLGILAAYRTGRGRIVVRGKADIELLDSKTKRSAVIIKEVPYQTNKSLLVEKIAELVESKTLEGINDIRDESDRSGMRVVIELKRGADPSIVLNNLYRLTALQSSFNCNMVGILDGQPKQMGLKELLQAFLEFRCSVVERRARYKLSQAQDRRHIVEGIVVGLDNLDRVIDIIKDAKGNAAASAGLKEEFNLSDKQADAVLDISLRRLNLLERKKFVDESASLMEQISKLTELLSSQKNILQLIEQEALELKNKFSSPRRSILDDSDGGLLEDIDIIPNEEMLLAFSEKGYVKRMKPSTFNLQNRGTIGKSVGKLRVNDAMSDFIVCRSHDHVLYFSDRGIVYSAYAYKIPESSRTAAGTPLIQIISLSEGERITSIVPVSEFAEDQFLVMLTVNGYIKKVSLNYFSAIRSTGIIAIQLVPGDELKWVRCCTNDDLVAMASQNGMVILSSCDIIRALSRNTRGAIAMRLKEGDKMASMDIIPAPRHTDLDKTAEDSISYDKGGSGPWLLFISENGYGKRVPLSSFKQSPLNRVGLIGYKFSSEDRLVAVFVVGFSLTDGESDEQVVLVSQSGTVNRIKVRDISIQSRYARGVILMRLEHAGKIQSASLISASAEEAAELLPGMQSEEATTNAGTAEGISMAS